From the genome of Oryza glaberrima chromosome 1, OglaRS2, whole genome shotgun sequence:
CTAGCAATAGCAAGCGGTAAACAGCACTAGTACAGCTTATGGCATTCAAAATTCAAACTGTTACGACCAGCCGTAACCGCAGCAGTGTGCAATTGAACTGTGCAGTAGTGACGTTTGCATGATAAATTCGGTTGAAAATGGTAGGCATTTCTTCGGAAACGATTCCTAAATTGATTGCGTTTACTAATGTAACTGTTTAGTGCTGGCAGCAGTAtgatgctgaaaaataaactaaaagaaaaGATAATTTTATTTATGGCTAAAATCGAAAATATTCCCATTTATACGGAAACAACGCTCGGTCGGTCGGCGGATTTCTGAAACTGAGCTGAAACATGCGTCGATTCATCGATCGGTTTGGTTGTGAAAACGTAAAGGTTTGCATTGCGGCTGTACTGTACGTGTGTGCACTGTCGGTGCCAGGGAGCAGTAACAGTGCAGGGGCAATAATAATCTGGCCGGAAATGAACCCAACTAATAATAACCGATCAGCTCTTCTCTGCGTACGGTTCTACTTCCTCTGCagctatcgatcgatcgagtactGCTGCAATCTTTTGTCTGTGCAATGCAATGACAGTCAGATTGATGAACATAGGATGTACTGTTTGTGCCTTCATATGATTCATCCTTGCAACATTTTTCCATAAAAGGGTAACATCGGTTTACTGCACCAAACATTTGGATTTTGGAAGCcatgaaacaaaaaagaaaaaagaaaacatgtaaAATACATAAACCATGTGGCATTTGAttaaaaccgttcactttaccCTCCTCAAACTAAGCGAGGTGGTTTGTGCAATTGCGCTTATATTTATGGTTGCATAGGAGCTCTAGTTTGTGAATgataacaaaaaaagaaagattaggTGTGATGCTAACCAGGGTGgatccaggaaaaaaaatagtagaggTTGAATAAACTAAACAAAACTCGAACATCTTTTTCATAGATGTATAGTAGAAATTTTTAGAGAGCTCGGTGAGGCTCCTATAGTCCCTTGTCAATAGTGAGGGCTCGAACCTTCGCCGCCCTCATGGCAAATCCACCACTATGCTAAGAGAGGAAACAAATGATGGAAACCTTGACGAAGTTTTCATCATAGGCGATGAATATGATAATGAACGACAACATCAATCACCACATGGAAAAGTTATGTTCAATTCTCTTGGTAGTGGTAGCTTTGCTCCAACTAGTAAGAAAAATAGATGCGAACATGTCATTGCATGGTTTACATGCTAAACATAATATGAAAATACAGTATATCCCTAAAGCCGTTCTCTTTGTTAACATATCAAGGAGTCACCGATGAGTCCATCCATACATTTGGTATTgcacattttaaaatttagttaGAACTGATTGAACACTGGTTTAAATTTTACTAAAGTGTATCAATaggtggtagtataaataaataCGGTTTattgatgaaaaataaaagATTCTACTACCAATAAAAGCCACCTAGAAATATGTCTAAAAAAAGCTTTAGGTTAGAAGCATGAAGAACTCTTAGCGATGGAGTGTTGAAGGAAAGAGTTATTATGTGTTATTCTGTCAAAAATGATTTAGGGCCAGAGGCATCTTGGTAGCATTTTACTGTGAACTCTGTTTAGGGAGTAGTTAGATATTCTTAGAAGCAGTCATGGGGTACCCTATtgagaattttaaaaaaactaatggtTGCTTGTTTATTTCTATATCACTGTTCCCTCCggtccaaaatatatttttagccttcataatttgtcctaaaatataataatttttcgaccaacatttttttctcaactaatcacaaccctctACCATTCAATTTTCCATCTACCTTCACTTCTTATTAAATCGCAACCTACTCTCATTTAATTCTTTCTacttttcttaataaccgtgttcaaATAAACCTAAAAAACATTATATTCTGATATGAATGTAGTAGTAAAATGTTATTTTTACCTAGAGTAGTAGTAAAATGTTCATGCTTTGCTATGAGTAAAATGTCCATATTTTGAATATATGTTattcacttgatttaaataaatattaaattattacaTAATATTAGATAATATCATGGACTAATTTATACAGTAGGGGTGGTAGGCCAATAACAGAATCACCACTATAGCTATAAAAAGTAGCTTCCTAAATATAATGCTTAAAACATTTGCAAAATACAATACTCCATcgatcccaaaatataaagattttGATTAGATAAAACATATTTTACTAGTACGAATTTGGATATGAAgtacccctccgtcccaaagaAACCTAATCCCAGCTACAAATCTAGACAAATACGTGTTCAGCTTCATAGTtaggatttgatttgatttttttttacagagtaGTAATTAGGAATTTTCGCAACAGTGTGGATTAACACCGTACTGTTATCTCTCTCTGTAAGCACATGGTCCACACTGTAGAcgtgaaaagaaaaatatataacattCATTTTCATCTCCAAAGCGGCCTCTGAAATCTGAATACCCCAAATCTTTCTTCTTCCCGCCGCTGGCGATGGTGCAGAGCTGATGAACTCTTCAGTCCGGCTGCGACGCGAGCAGACAGATCTGAGATACTCTCTCTCGGCTCGATTTCTGACAGCCCACTGTTCCTGCTACAGCATGTatgcattgcatttgcatcgCAACgcatttgagagagagagagagatgatgatggACTCACACAGATTCAGTTTGTGGGCGCAAGAACTGAGCTCACCTCGAGACACTGACAGATgtgggcctcctcctcctcctctccaaaaaaaaattgaaaaaatcaTGCAGAATTTCTTTTCCCCAATCCAAAAGCTGTCACCTTTCTCCCTAAATtcagcttcttttttttcactaatGCCTCCTCCCCGATGCAAAATGGTGGAGCTcactcgccaccaccaccggatttattattgttttttttcttcctctcctcttctcctttttGATCAGTCTCATATTCccactcccaccaccaccatctccacTAGCAGCAGCAAAGATGGCTGATTTTATTATGAAAAAGGGGAGGCGAAAATGCAGCATTTGTTTTCACTTTGTGTTtgcatctcctcctccagaTGCCCGATTTCAACCAGATTCTGCCAAGATTTGAAGATGGAGAGCAATTATTGATGGTCTTCCTCAGAAAAAGAGCTCTGATTATGGTCTTGAGCTGCCACTTCCTTGAAACAACTCAGCAAACCTAGCTCAAATGTCAAGTGTCAGTGAGCTCCTCTGTTCAGATCAAAACTCTTACCTGATCTTGATGAGAGTAATCAATAATGCTGGCTGGCTTTAgaaacaaacagaaaaaaaaaaagagggtgtAATCTTTATAGCATGTGGCATGACGAATtcgccctgaacctaagcatttGATTTGTTTGAAATGAGACCAGTTCTAAGCAAAGTACTGCAAGAGTGAAGTGTCGTGTGTTTTTAATACGCGTATATTAGCtgccataaaaaaaatgtcaacttGAGCATCCACTTGCCTCTCGCATATAACTCAATTCAGAAAACTTTAATGTACAAGATTTGGACTACCAAATTACTCTACCAAgtcaaattgccaaagcaagCTTCTGAAGCAAGAgaagtgaaaggaaaaaaaacaagctaAAACCTATGCAAATTCCATCAAGatgaggaagaaaagaaaaacaaaagaggaaagaaCAGTTACTTTAAGCTCGGCGATCAATTAATCTCTCTTAAGCGCCCAAATTTACTGTTACAAACACTAGGATTACAACATGACTGACATACACGGATTCGATTCGATCCTCCCAGAGCTCACAGGAGAgactgaagatgaagatgaagatgaagatttgGACAATCCAGCGATGAAATCGCCCTCCATGAGCCATGTAATTAGAGCATCATTAACCAGACAAGCAGAGCATaccaaggaggaagaagaagaagaagaagatggcgagATGGTCACTGCCGACCAGGAGActggagggggaagagggggaggagCCTGGGAGGCggctggagctcgccggcggcgccggcattgCCGCGAGGGGAAGGGTGGAGGTAGAACCCCTTCTCGGCGATGGCGCGgtcctcggccgcggcggcctcgtcggacccgggcagcggcgggagcggcgtcACGGGGCTGCCCAGCGCCAGCGACGGGAAGTCCAGCATGCTCGGGGACAGCacctccatcccgccgccgcgcggcgagaacccccgcggcgagggcgagaacccccctcctccgcccgcggcgaaggcggcggcggcggggagcagcggGCAGAGCATCTTGAGGCTCTTCATGCTGCTCCGCCGCTCGTACAGCTTGAACGCCGGCTTCTTCGGccccggcggcgcgggcgcgggcttcgccgccgccgggggcggcgcggcggcggctgcgccgcccgccgcggcggcggccgcggtctCCGGGGTGCCGGTGAGGATCTGGACCACCTGCTTGAACGACGTGGTGTCCGCCTGCACGAACGTGGTCGGGAACGGGTTGGAagggtcgccggcggccgccgccggcagcggcagcggcgagtgcggcggcggcgcgtgggtggaggtggtggccatGATAAAAATGTCGCCTTTggcaagggagagagagagagtgaggggaggatggaggagagaagagtgAGGGGGGGTTTTATTGGACTTTTTGGAaggtgaaataaaaaaaatttgggagcTTTGGGATCTGGATTTTCTCCTCTCCGGAATATGTTGGCAAAATGCTTGTGAGTGACTTGGCTGGCTGAGTGTGGGGGCTAGATCTGAATTCTGACCTGACCTCTTGAAGAAATGTGGTCAtaccagtactactactagtagtagtgatGGTGGCATAACTTCAGGAACTCAGAAGATCAGTTCTTGTTGTGCTGGATGACCAAACAGGTCAGCTGGATGTGTGTTTGAATTCTTGGGTTTGGATCTTGTTGTTCTTTGGCTGGGTGAATTTGCTGTGGTTTCTTAATGCAAAGAGAATTTTTATTGTGTTTGTAAGGGAGGGTTACGTTTGTAATTGCAATCAAAAGGCTATGGTTGTTTAAGTAAGGGTGAATATACATACTTCGCCAGTGGATTTCTCTCATTCTTTTCGTACAAGTTTTTAATTGAAGGttccgttttttttcttttgaaaagttTTTTCGCAAAATCCCAAAAGATACAGTTGTCAGCCAAGCTGGGGCGATTTTCAAAGCATTGTGTTGTTTTAGAAAAGGTACGGTGTGTAGATGGTTTGCAAATTCCTTGTAACGGCTCGATGGTAGAACACGTCAAAATTCTGCTGGTATTGGGTCCACAAGAAGAGTGTTCAATCGTATGGCTTCATGTGAAGCGTGTTTCTTTTTATTCATGATAtgcatataataatttctagaattattaatATTGTTCTTTTGACTCTACTTTGAATATTGCATAGCATGGGTTGGTCTCCGGAGGAAAATATCAAGCTTTTTGGAAAGACAAAGGTGCATGGATGGTTAACATTGCCTAAtatgagtttgatcttcggatGAAAAGATCAATGCCTACGGAAAGGCATGGGCACAAGAATTAGAAATTGAATTCGTCAAATTCATGCAAGTTTTTGGTTAGATGTTATGTTCTATCTTTTGAATGGACTTTTACAACATTCCAGAGATGCATGCTAAGTCTATGGCGGTTTTCAAAGTGTTGTGTTGTTTtagaaaatatgcaatgcatGAAGAGTTTGCAAACACCTCGTAACCGCTTGATAGTATGAAACACACCGAATTTTGCTATCATTGGGTCCATAAGAAGAGAGTAATTGTACGGGTTCACGTAAAATGTACTTCTTTTTCTTCACGGtatgtgtaaaaaaataaagatagatTTACCTGCTAAGCCTTATTAATGGTTCTCAAAACATCATGTTGTTTTATAAAGGACACAATGTATGGACAATTTTCAAACTCATTGTAACACCATGATAATAGAACACATCAAATTATATTTTCAATTGGGTCCACAAGAAGAGCGTCCGTTTGTATGGGTTTAGGTGAAGCATGCTTCTTTTTGCTCACAATACGCGTTGAacaatttatgtaattatttaatatttttttggctCTATTTTGAACTATGCTTAGCATTAGTTTGATCTCCATAGGAAAATATCAAGCCTTTTGAAAAAGACAAGGTTGCATGGATGGTTTGCACACTCCTTTTTACAGCTTGATAGTAGCTAAAAGAAAACCCACCAAATTCTGTCGTCATTGGGTCCACAAGAGTTGTCATTTGAATGGATTCATGTGAAATGTGCTCATTTTTCTCCATGATATGTGTGCAATAATTTCAAGAATTATATGTTGTTAACACTAATTTTTATTCTATTTTCGTAACACGGTATAGCATGTTGATCCTCATGAGAAAAAATGATCAAActttattaaaaagaatggaAAGGTGGAGGAGGTATACATGTCACTACTGGAATTCCACGGGATCCCTAGGGTTTTCAAATGTTCCCTAGAGCCCTAATTAGAACCCAAGGGGATAATAAGTTCCCTAGAGCCGAAACTAAAACTCAAGGGAACTGAGATGATCCCTAGAGTTTTTGCTTGCTCCTAGGGAAACTAGTACAGTTAGCACTGATAGGAGAACCACGGTGGCAAGGTCCACTGACTTTTTCAGAAACCAACCACGTGGAAAGGTTGTAATAGTTTCTCCCGCCTTGTGAATCCAAAATTTGGACTATGCACCATATTCTCTTTCCATTGGAAAGTAATAAAGTACCCCAAGCTGCTAAACTTTCCCCTTTGTTCTTCCTTCAACATGTTCTTTCATCTCTTCCTCCCCAAATCAACtccctctccagtctccaccacCAAATCTACCCTCAAGTAGTAGAGATCGACAGGAGCTTCGACCTTCGAGGGTGGTTGTAGCAGCACTCCTGAAGGCCGTGGTGGGCGTGGGCTGATTACATCTGTTTGCGGCTGAGAGGCAACGCTGGGACAGGGGTGAATCAAGGCCACGGCGACCTGTGCAGCGTGGTGTTGCCGAGCTGCTCTCTAGTTAGCATTTAGCAAAGGTACTCGAGCAGATATTTTCCTGTGCATATTTTgaagttttgatttttgatgGATTATGTGCTTGATGCAGATCGGTAAGGCCGAGAAGTCAAGAACTTGAGCTACGCTTGCAAAACTTGATAAATGAATCATATTACTGCGGTTAGTAATCAAAGCTAGAAAtcatgtgcttattatattGAACAAATAGAGAATCCCACGTATGTAGCTACAGATTTCCATAAGTACTTATTTTCTTCAACCTTCCTACTCATTTTGCAGCTTGATGACTTCTGGAAGTGCTATTACGTACCATTTCAATTGGATACAACTACTGCAGAAGGCTATATTTGTGTTtcattttgacttttgagaGAGCAAAGCCACAATCTATTAAGTGTTCGTCAATTTTCAACTCTGGATGTACTCTCCCTCTGCgtgtgtttgttttttcttttgtttttcgaTGGGCAACTCTACATGTACTCCCAATTTTTACTATTGAGATTAACT
Proteins encoded in this window:
- the LOC127768677 gene encoding VQ motif-containing protein 4-like, with the protein product MATTSTHAPPPHSPLPLPAAAAGDPSNPFPTTFVQADTTSFKQVVQILTGTPETAAAAAAGGAAAAAPPPAAAKPAPAPPGPKKPAFKLYERRSSMKSLKMLCPLLPAAAAFAAGGGGGFSPSPRGFSPRGGGMEVLSPSMLDFPSLALGSPVTPLPPLPGSDEAAAAEDRAIAEKGFYLHPSPRGNAGAAGELQPPPRLLPLFPLQSPGRQ